From the Chondrinema litorale genome, the window TTCGTTCTTTTTTTGCGTACCGTATTAATCTTTTGCTAATCCACAAAATCACCTTTTTGAATTTCTTTTTGCTTCCTGTCTTAATGGCTTTCCATATCAGAAAGATTTTTTTTTAATAATTTTGATAGCTTTCCACTCACTAAGTTCTAATGACTTCTCGGTTTGATGGAGTAGGGATGCTTGTAGAAAAGAAAATATCTCCGTAGAGAACATGATTGCTATGAGTGTGCCATACAGATAACATTCAAATCTGAATATGTTCATGCGCTCTATCTTATCTATTTTCAGCAAGCTTTTCCATATTTTAAACATGAGTTCTATCTGCCATCTTAGCCTATAATATTCCCTTGTTTTCTCTTTGGGCAATATAGTTGCAGGAGCATTTGTAACCCACAGGTTGTATCCACACATTTTTTTCCTCAAATCAGTGTTCGATTTTCTTCCTTTCTTGCAAGATTCCCTTTTGAGCCTTGTATGACGTGCTTTCCTGACCTGTTCGGGAACTGGTTCCACAATGAGTCTAATCCCGATTTTCTCTTGGCCAATCCACAGTTGGTGTTCTTCAATATCTGACACACGGTCCAATAGTTGAATCAAATCTATTTTTTCATGTTTGTCTTGCTGTACCACTTGCTTGTAGAGCGATATGTTGGCCCTATATCGCGACAAAAAGTAGGCTCCTTGTTCTGCGATATATCCTAGTTGTCTACCCCGCCAATAGCCAAGGTCAAACAGAACCAACCCACCTTGGGCTATCTGGA encodes:
- a CDS encoding IS4 family transposase, producing MHYCIELLQGKADAFYLTDGASNDTAYWDSGQFQIAQGGLVLFDLGYWRGRQLGYIAEQGAYFLSRYRANISLYKQVVQQDKHEKIDLIQLLDRVSDIEEHQLWIGQEKIGIRLIVEPVPEQVRKARHTRLKRESCKKGRKSNTDLRKKMCGYNLWVTNAPATILPKEKTREYYRLRWQIELMFKIWKSLLKIDKIERMNIFRFECYLYGTLIAIMFSTEIFSFLQASLLHQTEKSLELSEWKAIKIIKKKSF